The following proteins come from a genomic window of Anas platyrhynchos isolate ZD024472 breed Pekin duck chromosome 12, IASCAAS_PekinDuck_T2T, whole genome shotgun sequence:
- the CNEP1R1 gene encoding nuclear envelope phosphatase-regulatory subunit 1, with translation MNSLEQAEDLKAFERRLTEYIACLQPATGRWRTILIVVSVCTATGAWNWLIDPETQKVSFFTSLWNHPFFTISCITLIGLFFAGIHKRVVAPSIIAARCRTVLAEYNMSCDDTGKLILKPRPHVQ, from the exons ATGAACTCCCTGGAGCAGGCCGAGG ATCTCAAAGCTTTTGAAAGAAGACTTACTGAATATATTGCATGTTTGCAACCAGCTACAGGACGTTGGAGAA CGATTCTGATAGTGGTATCGGTCTGCACAGCGACTGGTGCTTGGAACTGGTTAATAGACCCAGAGACACAAAAG GTGTCCTTTTTCACATCGCTTTGGAATCACCCATTTTTCACAATTAGCTGTATTACCCTAATAGGCTTGTTCTTTGCTGGAATACATAAAAGAGTTGTGGCACCGTCAAT TATAGCAGCCCGATGTCGAACCGTTCTGGCAGAATATAACATGTCCTGTGATGAT actggaaaattaattttgaaaccTAGGCCTCACGTTCAATAA